Proteins found in one Triticum urartu cultivar G1812 chromosome 4, Tu2.1, whole genome shotgun sequence genomic segment:
- the LOC125552891 gene encoding 2-carboxy-1,4-naphthoquinone phytyltransferase, chloroplastic-like isoform X1: MPLAGIALAPLLVSPLAPPSPRGSVAAVSAEPARRRRALRRVRCSAAAASGGGGDAVELSRATLLWRAARLPIYSVALVPLTVGTAAAYNHAGLFFARRYFGLLAAAVLVITWLNLSNDVYDSDTGADKNKKESVVNIVGSRAATQYAANVSLLLGFGGLFWAFAEAGDVRFIVLVLCAILCGYVYQCPPFRLSYRGLGEPLCFAAFGPLATSAFYFSNSSRSISSRTAALLPLSKTVIASSILVGLTTTLILFCSHFHQIEGDRAVGKMSPLVRIGTKTGATLVTVAIGTLYTLLTAFGISRCLPPSCIVLGALTLPLGKWVVDYVQRNHDDDTKIFMAKYYCVRLHALFGMALASGLALARNGILA; encoded by the exons ATGCCGCTCGCAGGCATTGCCCTCGCGCCTCTCCTCGTCTCCCCGCTCGCGCCTCCCTCTCCCCGTGGCAGCGTTGCCGCCGTCTCTGCAGAGCCCGCGAGAAGGCGCCGCGCGCTACGGCGGGTCCGGTGCTCGGCCGCAGCGGCGTCCGGAGGAGGCGGGGACGCCGTCGAGCTTTCCCGCGCGACGCTGCTCTGGAGGGCGGCCAGGCTGCCCATCTACTCCGTGGCGCTCGTGCCGCTCACC GTAGGGACTGCTGCTGCTTATAACCATGCAGGGTTGTTCTTTGCCAGGCGCTACTTTGGCCTCCTGGCTGCTGCTGTCCTTGTGATCACCTGGCTCAATCTGAG CAATGACGTTTATGATTCAGATACCGGCGCTGATAAGAACAAGAAAGAATCCGTGGTCAATATTGTTGGCAG TCGAGCAGCGACACAATATGCTGCAAATGTTTCTCTTCTGCTCGGCTTTGGTGGGCTATTTTGGGCCTTTGCGGAAGCAGGGGATGTCCGGTTCATCGTTTTGGTGCTATGTGCAATCCTCTGTGGTTATGTTTACCAG TGCCCGCCGTTCCGATTAAGTTACCGCGGTCTAGGCGAACCATTATGTTTTGCTGCATTTGGCCCATTGGCAACGTCAGCATTCTACTTCTCAAACAGCAGCAGAAGCATTTCAAG CAGGACTGCAGCTCTTCTCCCTCTCAGCAAAACAGTCATAGCTTCATCCATTCTTGTTGGGTTGACAACTACCCTGATACTCTTCTGCAGCCACTTTCACCAG ATTGAAGGAGACAGGGCTGTTGGAAAGATGTCTCCCCTG GTAAGAATTGGCACCAAGACAGGCGCGACACTAGTGACAGTTGCGATCGGCACCCTCTACACTCTCTTGACGGCTTTTGGCATAAGCAGATGCCTTCCACCATCCTGCATT GTCCTTGGCGCCCTGACTCTCCCTCTTGGCAAATGGGTTGTGGACTATGTGCAGAGAAACCATGAT GATGACACCAAGATCTTCATGGCCAAGTATTACTGCGTTCGGCTGCACGCCTTGTTCGGGATGGCGCTGGCTTCCGGTCTGGCGCTGGCCAGGAACGGCATACTAGCCTGA
- the LOC125552891 gene encoding 2-carboxy-1,4-naphthoquinone phytyltransferase, chloroplastic-like isoform X2, protein MPLAGIALAPLLVSPLAPPSPRGSVAAVSAEPARRRRALRRVRCSAAAASGGGGDAVELSRATLLWRAARLPIYSVALVPLTVGTAAAYNHAGLFFARRYFGLLAAAVLVITWLNLSNDVYDSDTGADKNKKESVVNIVGSRAATQYAANVSLLLGFGGLFWAFAEAGDVRFIVLVLCAILCGYVYQCPPFRLSYRGLGEPLCFAAFGPLATSAFYFSNSSRSISRTAALLPLSKTVIASSILVGLTTTLILFCSHFHQIEGDRAVGKMSPLVRIGTKTGATLVTVAIGTLYTLLTAFGISRCLPPSCIVLGALTLPLGKWVVDYVQRNHDDDTKIFMAKYYCVRLHALFGMALASGLALARNGILA, encoded by the exons ATGCCGCTCGCAGGCATTGCCCTCGCGCCTCTCCTCGTCTCCCCGCTCGCGCCTCCCTCTCCCCGTGGCAGCGTTGCCGCCGTCTCTGCAGAGCCCGCGAGAAGGCGCCGCGCGCTACGGCGGGTCCGGTGCTCGGCCGCAGCGGCGTCCGGAGGAGGCGGGGACGCCGTCGAGCTTTCCCGCGCGACGCTGCTCTGGAGGGCGGCCAGGCTGCCCATCTACTCCGTGGCGCTCGTGCCGCTCACC GTAGGGACTGCTGCTGCTTATAACCATGCAGGGTTGTTCTTTGCCAGGCGCTACTTTGGCCTCCTGGCTGCTGCTGTCCTTGTGATCACCTGGCTCAATCTGAG CAATGACGTTTATGATTCAGATACCGGCGCTGATAAGAACAAGAAAGAATCCGTGGTCAATATTGTTGGCAG TCGAGCAGCGACACAATATGCTGCAAATGTTTCTCTTCTGCTCGGCTTTGGTGGGCTATTTTGGGCCTTTGCGGAAGCAGGGGATGTCCGGTTCATCGTTTTGGTGCTATGTGCAATCCTCTGTGGTTATGTTTACCAG TGCCCGCCGTTCCGATTAAGTTACCGCGGTCTAGGCGAACCATTATGTTTTGCTGCATTTGGCCCATTGGCAACGTCAGCATTCTACTTCTCAAACAGCAGCAGAAGCATTTCAAG GACTGCAGCTCTTCTCCCTCTCAGCAAAACAGTCATAGCTTCATCCATTCTTGTTGGGTTGACAACTACCCTGATACTCTTCTGCAGCCACTTTCACCAG ATTGAAGGAGACAGGGCTGTTGGAAAGATGTCTCCCCTG GTAAGAATTGGCACCAAGACAGGCGCGACACTAGTGACAGTTGCGATCGGCACCCTCTACACTCTCTTGACGGCTTTTGGCATAAGCAGATGCCTTCCACCATCCTGCATT GTCCTTGGCGCCCTGACTCTCCCTCTTGGCAAATGGGTTGTGGACTATGTGCAGAGAAACCATGAT GATGACACCAAGATCTTCATGGCCAAGTATTACTGCGTTCGGCTGCACGCCTTGTTCGGGATGGCGCTGGCTTCCGGTCTGGCGCTGGCCAGGAACGGCATACTAGCCTGA